In Euphorbia lathyris chromosome 9, ddEupLath1.1, whole genome shotgun sequence, the following are encoded in one genomic region:
- the LOC136205543 gene encoding uncharacterized protein isoform X2 — protein MANLIHNYLLLISILFLLCITPPALSKSRRPISDSDIRQKKNECYADIESGLWGQQCKTSMTAKENCALRCLSPTCYGLIYESDPLEEGEKDHVRSQEYKYCLYKDSLGEPLEGIRGAFEY, from the exons ATGGCTAATCTTATTCATAATTATTTACTCTTAATTTCGATCCTTTTCTTGTTATGTATCACTCCTCCTGCTCTCTCTAAGTCTCGCCGTCCAATATCT GACTCAGACATCCGCCAAAAGAAGAACGAGTGTTATGCTGATATAGAGAG TGGACTTTGGGGCCAGCAATGCAAAACCTCAATGACGGCGAAGGAAAATTGTGCCTTGCGGTGTCTTTCCCCAACTTGTTATGGGCTTATTTACGAGAGCGATCCG CTTGAAGAGGGTGAGAAAGATCATGTTAGAAGCCAAGAATACAAGTATTGTCTCTATAA GGATTCACTGGGGGAACCCCTTGAGGGTATTAGGGGAGCTTTTGAGTATTAA
- the LOC136205543 gene encoding uncharacterized protein isoform X1, with protein MANLIHNYLLLISILFLLCITPPALSKSRRPISDSDIRQKKNECYADIESGLWGQQCKTSMTAKENCALRCLSPTCYGLIYESDPLEEGEKDHVRSQEYKYCLYNLLYKLIVYLWASFCIIKIHFLPVTI; from the exons ATGGCTAATCTTATTCATAATTATTTACTCTTAATTTCGATCCTTTTCTTGTTATGTATCACTCCTCCTGCTCTCTCTAAGTCTCGCCGTCCAATATCT GACTCAGACATCCGCCAAAAGAAGAACGAGTGTTATGCTGATATAGAGAG TGGACTTTGGGGCCAGCAATGCAAAACCTCAATGACGGCGAAGGAAAATTGTGCCTTGCGGTGTCTTTCCCCAACTTGTTATGGGCTTATTTACGAGAGCGATCCG CTTGAAGAGGGTGAGAAAGATCATGTTAGAAGCCAAGAATACAAGTATTGTCTCTATAA TTTGCTTTACAAGCTAATTGTCTACTTGTGGGCCTCATTCTGTATaatcaaaattcactttctcCCTGTTACAATATGA
- the LOC136205542 gene encoding uncharacterized protein has translation MSQQQIIGENANNNSSSTTNIPVSEVYWSLVEKADKKFSKIRELPYYERNRSDTYFYKVFKVYTQLWKFQQENRHKLVEAGLKRWEIGEIASRIAQLYYGQYMRTSDFGYLSESYIFYEAILSREYFKDGLFQDLNLANKQLRFFARFLMVCLVLNRRDMVHQLVNQLKMLLDECRRAFQETDFKEWKLVVQEIIRFLKADTAFMNIRPLRYSFVLDPHPDSLTRVATRRNLRLRDAILSSYHHNEVKFSELTLDTFRMLQCLEWEPSGSFYQSNNSKVSQNGGPGPSRINYNQDITDPTMPPNARKAVLYRPSVTHFLAVLGMICEELPADGVLLIYLSASGRVGQTISSPSVAGNSISTTEIVMRNFQSHAMYVDAASTSPFSSSSNCLNPSSRRCKGDCLYFGARANGGLNNIYPTDLVPFTRRPLFLVIDSDVSEAFKAVSGAEKGEPAAILLSPSCSIPLNAVESSRYQSGSLFTLFLTAPLQAFCLLIGLSGSDIEMDTFNRAEELLSSSMNDWGSSLASSDTLDPVWAQVLGDPFLRRLLLRFLFCRAVLTLYGPCFGKKEYHPECIPSLPAFLAPSAASSQTVILQMANIFSATKKFIFSEGTILPEFKHRDLEMASAS, from the exons ATGTCACAGCAGCAGATAATAGGCGAGAATGCTAATAATAATAGCAGCAGCACTACTAATATTCCAGTGAGTGAAGTGTATTGGTCTCTGGTGGAGAAGGCCGATAAGAAGTTCTCTAAGATCAGAGAGTTGCCGTATTATGAACGCAACag GTCTGATACATACTTTTACAAAGTATTCAAAGTGTATACACAATTATGGAAGTTTCAACAAGAAAATCGGCATAAGCTTGTGGAAGCTGGACTGAAGAGATGGGAGATTGGGGAAATTGCATCTCGAATTGCTCAGCTGTATTACGGTCAATACATGCGGACAAGTGATTTTGGTTATTTGTCAGAATCATATATATTCTATGAAGCGATTTTGAGCCGTGAGTATTTCAAGGATGGACTGTTTCAAGATCTTAATCTAGCAAACAAACAGCTGAGGTTTTTTGCTAGATTTTTAATGGTGTGCTTGGTTTTGAACCGACGAGACATGGTGCATCAATTGGTTAATCAGCTCAAAATGTTGCTTGATGAATGCCGGAGAGCATTTCAG GAGACTGACTTTAAAGAATGGAAGCTGGTGGTTCAGGAAATAATTAGATTTTTGAAAGCTGACACAGCTTTTATGAATATCAGGCCTCTAAGGTATAGTTTTGTATTGGATCCCCATCCAGATTCTCTGACACGTGTTGCAACAAGGAGAAACTTAAGACTACGAGATGCAATACTGAGTAGCTACCATCATAATGAG GTTAAGTTTTCAGAGCTCACCCTAGACACATTCAGGATGCTTCAGTGCCTGGAGTGGGAACCTTCTGGTTCATTTTACCAGTCAAATAACTCCAAAGTTAGTCAGAATGGGGGTCCAGGGCCTAGTCGAATAAACTATAACCAAGATATAACTGATCCTACTATGCCTCCAAATGCAAggaaagctgtcttgtatcgTCCATCTGTAACACATTTTTTGGCA GTGCTGGGTATGATTTGTGAGGAGCTACCTGCTGATGGAGTTCTGTTAATATATTTGTCAGCTTCAG GAAGAGTTGGACAAACCATTTCATCGCCTTCGGTTGCTGGAAATTCGATCAGTACTACAGAAATTGTTATGAGGAACTTTCAGTCTCATGCAATGTACGTGGATGCAGCCTCCACATCTCCATTTAGTTCATCTAGTAATTGCCTGAATCCTTCTTCCAGGCGATGTAAAGGAGACTGTTTATATTTTGGTGCCCGTGCAAATGGAG GATTAAACAACATTTACCCTACTGATTTAGTTCCATTTACAAGAAGGCCGCTCTTCTTAGTTATTGACAGTGATGTTAGTGAAGCATTTAAG GCTGTAAGTGGAGCTGAGAAAGGAGAGCCAGCAGCAATCCTCCTATCTCCAAGCTGTTCGATTCCCCTCAATGCTGTCGAATCCTCCCGATACCAGAGTGGTAGTCTATTCACTCTTTTTCTGACAGCTCCACTGCAAGCATTTTGTCTGTTGATTGGCTTGTCAGGCTCTGATATTGAAATG GATACATTCAACCGGGCAGAGGAATTGCTTTCTTCATCCATGAATGACTGGGGATCATCTTTGGCATCTTCAGACACCCTGGATCCTGTTTGGGCACAAGTTTTAGGTGATCCATTCCTTAGGCGACTTCTTTTGAg ATTTTTATTCTGTCGGGCGGTTCTAACACTATATGGACCATGCTTTGGCAAGAAGGAATACCATCCTGAGTGCATCCCTTCGCTTCCAGCATTTCTCGCGCCCTCTGCTGCTTCATCACAAACTGTGATTCTACAAATGGCCAACATTTTCAGTGCAACAAAGAAATTTATATTCTCAGAAGGAACTATTTTACCAGAGTTTAAACACAGAGATCTCGAGATGGCCTCAGCATCATAA